In Chiloscyllium punctatum isolate Juve2018m chromosome 10, sChiPun1.3, whole genome shotgun sequence, a single window of DNA contains:
- the LOC140482060 gene encoding caveolae-associated protein 2-like has protein sequence MGEDGVQAEKSSGQAVQGSPEAGPSVESSPPPSPAPAPAGGSLMDGSQVNAITVLALLDKLVNMLDTVQDNQRKMEHRQIGVESSVRGIQSDITKLSKSHTTTSNTVNKLLDKSRKVSSNVQEMRERLDKQAVQVKKLESNQAQLLRKNNFRVLIFQEETEIPAKVFADKPKDDVAAEEGVDENKPVEDSLPSLELSSDEDIHEGEDNDGERSEKLEQSRAAKIKRSSMKKVDSIKKAFSRENIEKRMNKFGTKIVSPERREKIKKSLTPNQQKSQSAKSSNFKVAPMTFKVKKVRNGETPPQSPSDAVVTMETDPSGSPEDSEFPEVHLGPNVLTTEEVKEMMEDAEDEVKEAESAMASSNNRGIVMKAESTEEADILLETHPEVPSEGKVRHIGPNIELHIEETDEPAVLQIKQTA, from the exons ATGGGAGAAGACGGAGTGCAAGCGGAGAAAAGCAGCGGGCAGGCCGTGCAGGGCAGCCCGGAGGCCGGCCCGAGTGTGGAATCCAGCCCGCCCCCGAGCCCGGCTCCGGCCCCGGCCGGAGGCTCGCTGATGGACGGCTCGCAGGTTAACGCGATCACGGTGCTGGCTCTGCTCGACAAGCTGGTGAACATGCTGGACACGGTGCAGGACAACCAGAGGAAGATGGAGCATCGTCAGATCGGGGTGGAGAGCTCGGTCAGGGGCATCCagagcgacatcaccaaactctcCAAGAGTCACACCACCACCAGCAACACCGTTAACAAGCTGCTGGACAAGTCGAGGAAAGTCAGTAGCAACGTGCAGGAGATGCGGGAGCGCCTGGACAAGCAGGCGGTGCAGGTCAAGAAGCTCGAGAGCAACCAGGCGCAGCTCCTGAGGAAGAACAACTTCAGAGTGCTGATCTTCCAG gaggaaacagagattcCAGCCAAAGTTTTTGCTGATAAGCCAAAAGATGATGTGGCAGCAGAGGAGGGTGTGGATGAGAACAAGCCAGTGGAAGATAGTCTTCCTTCGCTGGAACTGTCCTCGGATGAAGACATCCATGAAGGTGAAGACAATGATGGGGAAAGATCTGAAAAGTTGGAACAGTCCAGGGCTGCAAAAATCAAGCGATCAAGCATGAAGAAAGTTGATAGTATCAAGAAAGCATTTTCCCGTGAGAACATTGAGAAAAGGATGAATAAGTTTGGCACAAAGATTGTATCTCCAGAAAGACGAGAGAAGATTAAGAAGTCACTCACCCCAAATCAACAGAAATCGCAGTCAGCTAAGTCCTCCAACTTCAAAGTAGCCCCTATGACGTTCAAGGTGAAAAAGGTGAGGAATGGGGAGACTCCTCCACAGAGCCCCAGTGATGCAGTTGTTACCATGGAAACTGACCCATCTGGTTCTCCTGAAGACAGCGAGTTCCCTGAAGTACACTTGGGCCCCAATGTTTTGACAACTGAAGAGGTTAAGGAGATGATGGAGGATGCAGAAGATGAAGTGAAAGAGGCAGAATCGGCAATGGCAAGTAGCAATAACAGGGGCATTGTGATGAAGGCAGAAAGCACAGAGGAGGCTGATATTTTGCTGGAGACTCACCCTGAAGTCCCATCAGAAGGCAAAGTAAGACACATAGGGCCAAATATAGAGTTGCACATTGAGGAAACAGACGAGCCCGCTGTTCTGCAGATAAAGCAAACTGCCTAA